In Montipora foliosa isolate CH-2021 chromosome 9, ASM3666993v2, whole genome shotgun sequence, the DNA window TTCTCAAAGGGTCTACTATCTATTTCAGAAAGTCCAGAAACATGCTCCGAGGCATCATTGCTCCCCGATAGGGATTCGCTATCACACAAATCAATAAAATGATTACTTAACTTCTTTCCGTCTGGTGCAACGACCAACAAAGGACATAAATCGAAacgacattaataaaaaatctCGAAACGAGAGCAAGCTGGCAGCAACGTCAGCATAGAATGGCTCGACTCAGCAAAATCCCGCCCTTATAGTACTTGCGTCACCATAGAAACTGTTAAAAACCGGCGAACCGTGAAAACAACGATTTGCTGCTATTCTGCGAACCGCAGCAAATAACAATTTTTGAGTGGCTATAAATCCggtccagagaatttttttaaattttaccaGTAGTTTTCTCTTAGTCCACACTacccaattttaaaataaaatagtgGGGTCACCGCACTTGTTTTCTAAATAATTCACTTCGCGTCTAAAGAAAATCCACACGCATCTCGCGCGTTTTCCAAAATCTTAGCTTTGCAAGATCCCACTTTTCGCATGCGCAAACGTTGTCCGCTGGTCAAAGCCCTTGATTTGTTTCGAAGAGGATTAATTCGAAGAGTCGCTCGCTCGATTTTCGGTTGATTTCATCAGCTTAATCGGTCGTTTAAGTGGACCTGTAAATTATTTTTCGAAGTGCCGTTAACAAGCTTGGTTCGTTGCTaagttttggaaaattttggtcatttaaaTCTAGCTAATGTTATGCGAGGTATGTACATTTTCATTAAGCACCTCCAGAAGCACAATACGTGCTACTAAGGCAGTTTCTGCAGTttaaatgtggttaaatttaCAACTTACCAACATTGGAACCAAAGGAACTACTCTTCTTTCGGAAATgcttcctgaaagtggtttgcaATGGCATCGAGAATACGCTTTGTTCGAGTTACACGAGGTTTCGTCGCTGTGCTCTGGGAAGGAGGCATGCTGAGGATCGCAAGCAGTCCCTTTGTTCCGAACTTTAAATATAACTCTTTGAGATGTGAATAGGAAAGCCCATTTCCTGCAACCTTCTGAGCCATTGATTGTTTTATTGCACCATTGTCGTCCCTGGGGTCGAAAAGTCTTCCGCTGAATGTCTGGAGAATTTCATGGCGTCTATCCATATACGACATGCTGGCAATTGCTTGTTCAACACTAATAACTCCAGAATAATTCACGAGTTTTTCCTTGTTCATTTGAAGTGCAGAATGAAACAGAATTTTTCTAAGTGCCTTAACGTCCTCCAAGGCATCGTGGGCTTCAAATTCTTCTTTAAAAAGATGCGAGTAAAGTGCTGATTGGTTTGATTTGCAAGATGCCGATTCACTGAGTTGCAAGGCCGGGTGTTTATCTTTCAAAAGATGTTTGACAAGGATTTGACTGTCGCCAAAATAAACGTTCAAGTTGCTTAGTTTGCTGCGAAAATTTTCGTCGCTTCTCCGGAGAAGTATTGGCGTGTCAAATGTTGATGAATTATGACCTATTAGAACTATACAAGATTCCTTGAACATTTTACTTGACTAAGAAAGGTATGAAACTCTTGAAGCACTTTATCAAGAGAGACAGTTTCCACTGGTTGgttttctttcaataattttctgatTCCATTGATATTTTGTACAGATAGTTTGTTCACTCGTGAAGCTCCAGTACTCACATTTCCTGTCGGTAGAATGTACTTTGAAAACACTTGATTTTCATGAATGGCGGACAGCTGACAGAGTTCTGCATTTTTCCCGGTGCAGGTAGTCTCGgtgtcaaaaacaacaaaagtgtAAGTTTGGTTTGGATCATAAGTCAGTTTTGGCAGATCAGGCTCAGCATAGTAAGATGGCACTAGTTTTTCATACTCATGAAGCTCATTATCAGAAATGTTTTCCAAGAGATGCTCAATGTGAGTGTGAGTTCGTGGTGTAGGCTGATTGACACTTGTATCCAGATTCAAAGCAACTGCAGTTTCATAAGTTTTCCCCTCCTTAGCTTCTTTTTGACTATTTTGACTGGATTTCTGATCCCGTAATTGATTTCTCCTATACTTGAAATTTTTCGTAGCCTTTCGGTTTCTGTCACTGAACACTTTTTTGTCCATCAGATCTTCATGTGACGTACAAAAATAGCCAGGTTCGATATTCAGTACCTCTAACGCTGTACTCACATAGCCATAGCCAAGATTTCTTTGGGCCACACCACAGGCTACTCTAAAGTCGTTGCTCACACTTCCTCCATAATACCGGGTTTTGGGGttttttgttgctatggtaTTATTTTGACTTTCATTCCGTTGAGAGTTGGCACATGGGGAAAGCTTCTTGACAACAATATCAGTGGCATATTCAGAAAAGATATTAGTTAGGGCATTTTTCAGGGGCTCACCATGTAAACACTTGCCATTAGGTAGTTCTGTGTGCTTGTATCCGTCAGGACATTTTTTGAAACCACACCAGGATACATGTATATTGCATGCACTGTGTTCCCCAAATGAATGTGGTACTATGGAGTTGATTCCTGACTTTAATAATTCTGGATTTCCAGCATTCTGAGTTACAGCATAACTAAAGCATTTTGCATAGTAACTTATTACTTTGTTACTCAGTGTTGAACAGTTTGGATTTTTGAAGCAATCTTTCAGATTGTAAAGACGGGTGGTGAGAGAACGTTTGGTATGTATTGTGTCTGACCACTTTTCAACCTTGTATGGCACTTTGCTTAAAATATCAGCAATAGTGGTACTATCATCATCTCCAACATATGTACTGAAGTGGGTTCCACTGTCAAGGGCATTAGTCCAAAGCTCAATTGCTACATCTCTCTCCATGGACTTCGAGGACCCAACATGGTTTTTTCTGCAGTCGTGTGTTTTGGCcactttttctgattttttgcTGGATTCACATACTCTGCAGGCTTTACATCTCGTCGCATAAGACAGAACCTTTCCAGTTTTTAA includes these proteins:
- the LOC137970617 gene encoding uncharacterized protein codes for the protein MPGIAVSYDMGWTKRGKGHNSLTGHGASMGLKTGKVLSYATRCKACRVCESSKKSEKVAKTHDCRKNHVGSSKSMERDVAIELWTNALDSGTHFSTYVGDDDSTTIADILSKVPYKVEKWSDTIHTKRSLTTRLYNLKDCFKNPNCSTLSNKVISYYAKCFSYAVTQNAGNPELLKSGINSIVPHSFGEHSACNIHVSWCGFKKCPDGYKHTELPNGKCLHGEPLKNALTNIFSEYATDIVVKKLSPCANSQRNESQNNTIATKNPKTRYYGGSVSNDFRVACGVAQRNLGYGYVSTALEVLNIEPGYFCTSHEDLMDKKVFSDRNRKATKNFKYRRNQLRDQKSSQNSQKEAKEGKTYETAVALNLDTSVNQPTPRTHTHIEHLLENISDNELHEYEKLVPSYYAEPDLPKLTYDPNQTYTFVVFDTETTCTGKNAELCQLSAIHENQVFSKYILPTGNSSKMFKESCIVLIGHNSSTFDTPILLRRSDENFRSKLSNLNVYFGDSQILVKHLLKDKHPALQLSESASCKSNQSALYSHLFKEEFEAHDALEDVKALRKILFHSALQMNKEKLVNYSGVISVEQAIASMSYMDRRHEILQTFSGRLFDPRDDNGAIKQSMAQKVAGNGLSYSHLKELYLKFGTKGLLAILSMPPSQSTATKPRVTRTKRILDAIANHFQEAFPKEE